Below is a window of Roseofilum reptotaenium CS-1145 DNA.
CCTCTGAATTCTCATTCAAGAGAATCTGCCGATCGACTCTCTTTAATGCTTCTATTTCATCTCAATTTTGCCTTTTCATCCATTGAGATAGAGCAACGCCCTATAGTCATGAAACAGTGCTATTGGCCAGTTCTCAGACTAGCATCTGAATTCAATATACCTATAGCTATTGAGGCGACAGGTTATACCCTAGAAGTAGCAGAGCAACTCGATCGGAAATGGATGGATCAACTACGTTATTTAATTAGTCAAGGCAAGTGTGAATTGATTGGTAGTGGATATGCACAAATTATTGGCCCTATTGTCCCTTCAGCCATAAATGAAGCCAATCTCTATTGGGGGCATCAGGTTTATGACAAGATTTTAGGGATACATCCACAAGTGGCGTTAGTGAATGAACAAGCCTATTCTGCTAGTTTAGTTTCCCATTATTTAAAAGCAGGATATAAAGCTATTATTATGGAATGGAATAATCCCTATCGGTATCACCGTGAGTGGGAGTTTGAATGGCGTTATTACCCCCAATATGCTTGTAGTCAAAGCGGAGAAAAAATCCCCGTCATCTGGAACAATTCCATTGCATTTCAAAAATTCCAAAAATACATTTATGGAGAAATAAATTGGGATGAATATATAGACCAATATCTAGTGAATCATCTTTCTGAATCAAACCGAACATTGATGCTATATGGGAATGATGCAGAGGTGTTTAACTTCCGTCCAGGTCGATATGCAACAGAAGCCAAAATTGAATTAGATGAATGGCAGAAAATCTATGATTTATTTAAAAGTTTACAACACGATAATCGATTTCAGTTTATTCATGTAAGTGATATCTTAGATAAAATTTCATCCCCTCTAGCTGGTCATAGTCTGTCATTAGAATCTTCAGAAGATCCAATTCCAGTCAAGAAGCAACGAAAGTATAATATCACCAGGTGGGCAGTAACGGGTACAGATTTAGAGATCAATAACCGATGTTGGTCAATTTATAATGCTCTCAAAGATCGGGTCAGTTATACGAATCCAGTTTGGCAGGAGTTATGTTACTTATGGGGTAGCGATTTTCGCACTCATATTACACCTAAACGCTTTATAGACTACGAGCAACGCTTAAGAACCCTAGCTAATCAGTTAGGCGTAGTTTTTGTGGTTCCTCGATTGAAATCTGGAAATCCTAATATTTCCCTACCCGATCAGTTACAGGTAGAGCGTCGTAATAAGTGGTTAATCTTGGAAACAGAGAAGCTTAAGCTGAGGCTCAATTGCGATCGCGGGCTATGTATTGATCGACTATGGTTTAAGGAAGTATCGTCAAACTGGCTATGTGGTAGTTTATGCCATGGCTATTATGATGACATTGATTGGGTAGACGATCATTTTTCCGGTCATTTAATTTTCCAACCTCCTGGAACTCCCTGTATTGATGATTTACAACGAGTCGATCCAGTAATACACTTCGATCCAGATGAGGGAAAAGTTTGGGCTACGGGTTGGGTAGAAACACCGTTAGGATCGATCCAGAAACAAGTAGGTATTGCGATGAGCGCTGGTCAAGTCGATCTAGGGTATCAGTTGGACTTTCCTAAAAATGTTGTGGGTTATTTGCGCTGTGGATATGTGATGTTAAATCCTAAGGCGTTTGAATTAGAAAGTTTGTTTTTTGCTACCCACAATGGTGGAGCCGATCTAGAAAAGTTTCTCTTAAACTATAAATCTTTTGATCACCATAAAACTGTTTCTTCGATGGTTTCTTCAATGTGTGGTTTAGGGATGACGAAGGGAAAAGTGATTATAGGCGATCGCTACCACCAGATTCAGATCAGTACAGATAAGGCGGCTTCTGCCTTATTGGGTATGGTGACCGCTCAACTGATTGGCGAAAGCTATTTTTTTCGATTGGCTTTTTCGGCTAGGGAAGTGGATGAGACGGCAAAAAAAGAGCTATTTGACATCGTCAACCCGGAAAACAGCCCCTCAGTCTATCGGTTATCAATTACAGCCCAATCTTCACCCTAAATTTTCTCGTCCTAGTCGTATAAACGATAGCAGAAATTATTCACAAGCTATAGATATAGCATAAAGACTGTTCATAAACGGTTTTCAGAAGAGCATGATACACTATGATGGCATCGATCTTGCCTATGCATGATGTAGTGTTGGATATCAAATTTATGAAACGGCGGCAGTTTACAAACTTATCTCTATTTTTGCTCGGTCTGACGTTAGCGAACTGTGGTCAACGTCAAGATTCTCCGACAAGCCTTACCAGCAGTGGTGGTGATAGTGTGCGGATTTGGTGGAGTCAGGGGTATTATCCAGAGGAAACGGAAGCGATCCGGCGGTTGGTGCAACAATGGGAGAATGATAGTGGCTTACCGGTGGAACTCACCCTTTATAGTGAAGGTGATATTCTTCAAGAAGCTGAACGGGCTATCTCTGCTGGCAATCCCCCCGATGTTCTGTATAGCCATGATGCCGATTTAACGTTTATTCCTAAACTGGCTTGGAATAATCAGTTAGCTGATGTTTCCAGTGTGATTGAAGCTGCCGAATCTTTGTATAGTCCAGCAGTCTTGAATGCAGTTAAATACTTAAACAAAACTACGGGAGAGCGAAGTTATTATTCAGCACCGATCACTCAAATGACTAATCATATTCATTATTGGCAACCGTTGCTCTCTTCCCTTGGTCAAGGAGAAGAAGCGATTCCTGAAGGTTGGGATCAATTTTGGGCGTTTTGGGAACAGGCGCAAGCTCCCATACGGAATCAAGGACGAAGTGATTTTTATAGTATGGGGTTACCCATGTCTGCTTCAGCCTCAGATACGTTCTTTGTGTTTGAGCAATTTTTGGCAGCTTTTGATGTGGAGCTGGTTAATAGCACGGGAGACTTACAAGTAGACAAGGCCCAAGTGCGGGAAGGAATTGCCCAGGCCCTATCCGCTTATACCCAGTTTTATAAACAACAATATGTTCCTCCAGAAGCAACAAACTGGGGGAATGCAGATAACAATGTTACTTTCTTGAGTCGTTCTACTTTGATGACGATTAATCCTACCTTGTCTATTCCTGGATCGCAACGACAAGATCAAAGCACTTATCAGCAGCAACTGGTCACCACTCCTTGGCCGAATAAACCGAATGGCGATCCAATGACATCAATGGTATCCATTAAGCAAGTTGTTATTTTTGAGTCTTCTAAGTACAAAGATGAAGCGAAGAAGTTGTTATCTTATTTGATTGAACCGGACAATCTCAAACTTTATATTCAAGGCTCTCAAGGGCGGTTTTTCCCGGTTATGCCTCAACTATTGGAAGATCCATTTTGGCAAGATTCTAATGATCCGCACATTTCAACAGCTTCTAAACAATTTTATCGGACTCGTCCATTTGCTCAAGCTTTGAATCCAGCCTATAGTGAGGTGCAAAGTCAAAATATTTGGGGGACAGTGATTGCCGAGATGGTGACGAAAGATTTATCCGCTCAAGCTGCCACCGATCGGGCGATCGCTGCCATTAAAACCATTTTTCAGGATTGGCAATAACTTTTCTAGTAGATAGGTACATTAAATCCTAAGTTTCTTTGAGGCAAGTTTTATGCTGAAGTTTCTCCGAAAAAGTCTCCTGTCTCAGTTGGTGACCTCTTTTTCTCTCTTGTCCTTAGTGACCGTTAGTCTGGTGGCGATCGCTGCCTATGTCAGGGCAAGAGACTCTCTCCGAGATTCTGTGTATAATAGGCTGCAAGTAGCCACATCCCTCAAAGAGTATCAATTGGATGATTGGGTAAAAACCCAATACGAAGATGTGCAATTGATCGCACGATCGCCTACAATTGCACGGTACTTTAAATACTTGCTTAACCAACAAGAACAATCCACTCCCCTAACTCCAGAATCCGATCAGCAAGAAATAATTAAACTACAGCAACTGTTGCAAGATTTAGGATATTATGATGGAGAACTAGATGGAATTTATGGCAGGGGTTTAGAGCAAGCAATTGCCAAATTTAAAGAGAGTTATAACATCGAGTCTCAAGATCTATTAAACTTGTCAACTATTTATCAGTTAATCGCCTATGAAGAAATTTCCCAAGAGTTATCAGAATTTTCAGAAGTGAAACCAAGTTTACAAGAAATCTCTTTATTAAGTACAGGAGGCATTGTTGCCCTATCTACTAACCCGACTAAAGAAAAAACCTATCAACCATTAGGAGAAACTACCACCTACTTTAACCATGGCCAATCTGATACTGTCATTCCCAGCTTCTATACTTCTCCCATAACCCGCAAATCTGCTATTACGTTAGGAACTCCAATTTTGGCTGAATCAGGTGAACGATTGGGGGTATTAACGGTTGACTTGGATTTACAAGGAATTGATGAAATCATTAGGGAGAAAACAGGTTTAGGACAAACGGGTGCAACTTACTTAATTGGCCGATTAGGAAACCGAAATGTATTTATTTCTCAGCAAGCGACTCAAGGACAAGAGAATCAAGAAGAATTAAAAGAAGTTGATAGCTTGGGAATTCAACAAGCAACTCAAGGAATTGATGGGGTAGGACTTTATCGGAATTATCAAGGGATTCCAGTTATTGGAGCCTATGTCTGGATGGCCAATCAAAATCTAGCTTTATTAGCAGAAATGAGCCAAGCTGAAGCTTTTGCACCGGCACATCAACTGTTGAAGGAGATTTTACAAATCGGATTAAGTGCAGCTTTATTTTTACTGATTATTATTTATTTGATTTCTCGTCGTATCACTCAACCCATTTTAGGGATTACGGAAACAGCCATTCAAGTGAGTGCTGGCAATCTTCGCTCGCAAGCTCCTGTGTTAACAGAGGATGAGATCGGAACGTTAGCACAGGCATTTAATCAGATGATCGATCAACTGCAAGAATCCAAAAATGAGTTAGAAAATCAGGTGACAGCCGCCACACAGTCTCTACAAGATACCCTGGCTAATCTAACTTCAATTATTGATAATATCGCTGATGGTTTATTGGTTACGAATACAGATGGAACGATCACTCAAAGTAACCAAGCGTTATTCAAGTTGTTTGGATTAGATCAGGGAAGTTTGGTCAATCGAAGGAGTGAAGATGTTTTTGGAGGAACATTTGCTGAACTGGGAGTAAAAGTTAAAAAAAATCCCGAAAACATATTCAACTCAGAAATGGATTTATCGGAAAACCGAATTGGGAAAATTGTTGCCACGGGTGTTTTTAAAACTGATCCCCAATTAGGGCAGCAATTTATCGGTTGCGTTTTCTTAGTGAGAGATATTACCGCAGACAAAGAAGTGGATCGGATGAAAACCGAGTTTATTTCTACGGTTTCTCATGAATTGAGAACCCCTTTAACTTCGGTTTTAGGATTTGCCAAACTGATTAAGAAAAAACTAGAGGAAGTCATCTTACCTCGGGTTGATATTACAGAGAATAAAGTCGGACGTGCGGTAACTCAAGTGAGTACAAACCTAGACATTATTGTATCAGAAGGTGTGCGTTTAACTGCTTTAATTAATGATGTTTTAGATATCGCCAAAATGGAAGCCGGAAAAGTTGATTGGAAGCATCAACCGGTGGCAATCACACAGGTGATTGAACGAGCGACAGTCGCGACAACCTCCCTATTTAGTCAGAATGGTATTCAATTAGTCGTTGAAGTTGAGGAAAATCTACCCAGTATTCTCGGAGACGAAGATAAATTAATGCAAGTTGTGATTAATTTGATTTCTAATGCCGTCAAGTTTACCGATCGAGGGACAGTGAACTGTAAGGCACAAAAACGAGGTGAAACTGTGGTTGTCCAAGTGATCGATACAGGGATTGGAATTCAAGAAGAAGATTTACCCAAAGTGTTTGAGAAGTTTAAACAAGTCGGCGATACTTTGATTAATAAACCCAAAGGGACAGGTTTAGGATTGCCCATTTGTAAGGAAATTATTGAGCATCATGGAGGACATATTTGGGTAGAAAGTGAAGTGGGTGTGGGAAGTATATTTGCATTTTGGTTACCGATATCAGAAAGCAAAGGGGATATGGGTTGGCCTCAGTTAGTACAAAAATTAACAGATGTGTGTCCAGATTATCAGGATGATCAGCAGCAAAGACGACGAGTGATTTTG
It encodes the following:
- a CDS encoding ABC transporter substrate-binding protein; protein product: MMASILPMHDVVLDIKFMKRRQFTNLSLFLLGLTLANCGQRQDSPTSLTSSGGDSVRIWWSQGYYPEETEAIRRLVQQWENDSGLPVELTLYSEGDILQEAERAISAGNPPDVLYSHDADLTFIPKLAWNNQLADVSSVIEAAESLYSPAVLNAVKYLNKTTGERSYYSAPITQMTNHIHYWQPLLSSLGQGEEAIPEGWDQFWAFWEQAQAPIRNQGRSDFYSMGLPMSASASDTFFVFEQFLAAFDVELVNSTGDLQVDKAQVREGIAQALSAYTQFYKQQYVPPEATNWGNADNNVTFLSRSTLMTINPTLSIPGSQRQDQSTYQQQLVTTPWPNKPNGDPMTSMVSIKQVVIFESSKYKDEAKKLLSYLIEPDNLKLYIQGSQGRFFPVMPQLLEDPFWQDSNDPHISTASKQFYRTRPFAQALNPAYSEVQSQNIWGTVIAEMVTKDLSAQAATDRAIAAIKTIFQDWQ
- a CDS encoding ATP-binding protein, whose protein sequence is MLKFLRKSLLSQLVTSFSLLSLVTVSLVAIAAYVRARDSLRDSVYNRLQVATSLKEYQLDDWVKTQYEDVQLIARSPTIARYFKYLLNQQEQSTPLTPESDQQEIIKLQQLLQDLGYYDGELDGIYGRGLEQAIAKFKESYNIESQDLLNLSTIYQLIAYEEISQELSEFSEVKPSLQEISLLSTGGIVALSTNPTKEKTYQPLGETTTYFNHGQSDTVIPSFYTSPITRKSAITLGTPILAESGERLGVLTVDLDLQGIDEIIREKTGLGQTGATYLIGRLGNRNVFISQQATQGQENQEELKEVDSLGIQQATQGIDGVGLYRNYQGIPVIGAYVWMANQNLALLAEMSQAEAFAPAHQLLKEILQIGLSAALFLLIIIYLISRRITQPILGITETAIQVSAGNLRSQAPVLTEDEIGTLAQAFNQMIDQLQESKNELENQVTAATQSLQDTLANLTSIIDNIADGLLVTNTDGTITQSNQALFKLFGLDQGSLVNRRSEDVFGGTFAELGVKVKKNPENIFNSEMDLSENRIGKIVATGVFKTDPQLGQQFIGCVFLVRDITADKEVDRMKTEFISTVSHELRTPLTSVLGFAKLIKKKLEEVILPRVDITENKVGRAVTQVSTNLDIIVSEGVRLTALINDVLDIAKMEAGKVDWKHQPVAITQVIERATVATTSLFSQNGIQLVVEVEENLPSILGDEDKLMQVVINLISNAVKFTDRGTVNCKAQKRGETVVVQVIDTGIGIQEEDLPKVFEKFKQVGDTLINKPKGTGLGLPICKEIIEHHGGHIWVESEVGVGSIFAFWLPISESKGDMGWPQLVQKLTDVCPDYQDDQQQRRRVILVVDDDANIRELLTQHLDVEGYEVRQAANGHEAIAQIKQQKPDLVVLDVMMPELNGFDVAAILKNDPETMQIPILMISADDRSERGYRIGVDHYLTKPISSEQFLQRVQTLLKQQYSSKRVLVFDQKSSSAQTLTEILQAQGYHMKVMNTEDALFAAHPDLVITDVNISNTSRLVKTLKFQKGNDQIIVLLLENPPIQNGHQIEVIN